Part of the Spirochaeta isovalerica genome, AATATTTAAAAGATCGACATTGTAAAACTTAAGCTCCTTACCGGTGAGCTTCTGCACTCTTCTGAGAGATTCTTCCGAACTGTTGGAGAGATTATCCACGACAACGACATTATGTCCCGCTTCAAGAAGCAGCAGACAGGTGTGGCTGCCGATGTATCCGGCGCCGCCGGTTACTAAAATATTCATTCCGACTCCTCTATGTTTTTTTTCTTTTGTTTCATTTTAAAGCCAGAACACAGGGCGTGAATAGATACAACGTTAAATTATCTAAAAAAAATCATTTCCGCTTTGCATATTTCCTTAGATAAAACTGTCTCATAAGCACAGCATCGAACTTGCTCAGCTCTTTCGCTCCGCCCAGAAATTCTGCTTCGATAAAAACCTTACAGCTCTTCTCCAGAACCTGCGCCACGGCGAAACAGTCATCCATGGTCGGTGCCGCGCACACAGCCCCGTGGTTGGCCAGTATGCAGGCATTCCGTCCCTTCATAGCTTTGAGGGTTTCCCTGACCAGTTTCCCCGTGCTGGGAAGAGCGTATTTGGCGATCCGGACATCGGGGCCGATCAGCTGGGCCATATCGTCCAGGACCGCCGGCATGACCCGGTGAGCCGCTGCTATAGTTGAAGCATTAACCTGATGGGTGTGTATTATGGCATTGATGTCCTTACGGGTTTTATAGAGTCCCGCATGGACGCCTTTTTCCGACGAAGGCTTCACATCGCCTTCGTGTTCACCGGTAAGATAATTCATAATCACAATGTCTTCCGGCGTCATCTCTTCGTAGGCCTTGCCGCTGGGAGTAATGGCGCAGAGCCGGTCATCGATCCGGACGCTCACATTCCCCCAGGTGCGGGCGACCAGTCCCTCATTGAGAAGTTTCATTCCCGCATCACAGACCTGTTTACGTGCTTCATCTTTCGTCATGCTTTGACCCCTTCCACATTTTTGAATACCCGCTCGAATCGCACCAGAGCGTCATCGATGATCTCATCCGTATCGGCTGCGGAGGTGTACATCCGGCTTCCCGCCAGTGTGACAAGCCCTTCCGCCATATAAGCGGCGCCCATATGGGTCATTTTGTCTTTCCGGGAATGAATTTCCTTCAGTTTGCCGGGAACCTGCCAGATTTTCATGATGTTGATATCGAAGAGCATAGTTCCCACTGTTTCCAGATGGCAGATCGATCCCTGGTTGTAGGCGACAAAGGGCAGGTCATATTTTTTGATAAGAGCTTTCAATCCTTCGGTCAGTCTGTCCCCGGCTCGTCCAGCTTTTCCAATGGCGTTTGTTTCGGCGATTTTTTTCAAAGTGAAATAACCGGCTGCCGAACTTAGGGGATTGGCCGCCAGCGTTCCGCCCACATGGGCTTTTTTCGACTTCTTCCCGCCGAGTCCGCCGGCCAGATAGGCCATGTACTTTTTCTTTCCGCCCAGTCCCCCGGCCGAGGGATATCCGCCGGCTACGACTTTTCCGAAAACTGTCAAATCGGGAGAGACATTGAAATATCCCTGGGCGCCGCTCATGGCGATACGGAATCCCGTAACCACTTCATCGAAGATGAGAAGAGCCCCGTATTTGTCGCAGAGTTCCCGCACTTTACCGTTGTAGTCATAATCAAGCGGCCGCGTTCCGCTTTCCGGTCCGACAGGCTCCATTATAACAGCAGCCGTTCCGCCGCGGAGTCGGTTTCTCTTCAACATTCGCTCCATCGCCGCGATATCGTTGGGATAGACTTCCTGAGTGTATTTGTAATAAGCCGACGGTATGCCGTGAGACTCAAGCCCGCCCACTCCGGGGATACGGTTCCCGTAGGAAAGCTGGTCGCTCCATCCGTGATAGGCTCCCCCGAGTTTAATAATGTTCTTCTTTTTTGTCGCCAGCCTTGCCACTCGCACGGCAGCCATGGCCGATTCGGTTCCCGAATTAAGCATACGGAACATCTCTACCGAGGGGAAATTTTCGCAGATCAGTTTGGCCAGTTTCATTTCATACTCATGAAACAGCCCCGTTACCGATCCCGTGCTGTCCAGGAGCTCTTTCACTTTCTCCCTCACTTCCGGATCGTTGCTGCCCAGAACGGTCGGACCGCCCGCCTGAAGGAAATCGATGTATTTGTTCCCGTCAAGATCCCAGAGCCAGGCGCCTTCAGCTTTGGTAAAAACCAGGGGAAAAGGATAATTGAAAGCCAGATTGTGCTGAACCCCTCCGGGAATATACTCCTTAGCTTCCTCGATCATTTTCTTCGAGGCAGTACATTTCTCTTCATAGTACTTCAGATATTCCTTCATCGCTTTTTTTGTAATGCTTCTCGAGGGCTGCGCGATGAGAGCGTTAAGCTCTTTCATGACCTCTTGCGTGTTGTGATATTCTTTAATAGCGAATTGTTCCTTCACTTATGTCCTCCGTTCAGTTGGGAAAATGATTTTTTGTTGGTTCCATAGAGCCTTTTGAATACGGCGAAATTCTTATTATAAATATGACGGTTTTCCTTCCGGGGCTGGAATGTCTTTCTCAGGGGTATAAGCGCTTTGACCTCTTCATATCCTTTTATAATCCCCAGCCCCAGTCCGCAGAGTATGGCAGCGCCCGCGGCGCCGGTATTCTTCGAATCAGCCAGAGCTTCCACGGTTTTTCCCGTAATATCCGCCAGTATCTGGCAGGTTACATCGGACCGGGCTCCCCCGCCGGCAAAGCGCACAACATCTCCCACCGGAACATTTTTCTCAATGGACTCAAGGAGCCACCGATTGTGAAAAATCATCCCTTCCACAACAGCGCGGATCATGTCCCGTTTCCCCGTATTGAGATTGATATTGAAGAAGATGCCTCTCGCGTTGGGATCTTCGAAAGGGGCTCTGTTACCGTGGAGCCAGGGAGTGAAGATCACCCCGTTCGAGCCGGGCGGCACTTCGCTGATCACTTCGCTCATATACTCGTAAAGCGTGTTGTACACCGTTTCCGGATCTTCCGAGATCTCTTTTTTTTCCAGATAGATGCCGATGGAATCGAGAGCCAGATGGTCCCTCACCCATTCGAGGCATTTACCCGAAGTTTCCTGTTCGCCTATATAATTGTAATATCCCGGACGGGCTCCGAATATGGAGGCGATCATGCTGTCGAGATCCACTTTCCGGTTTTTAAGAACCGACGCCACCCATCCCGAAGTCCCCATATAGATATGGGTGTCATTCTCTTCAGTCATTCCCGAGCCGAGAGATATGAGCGTCAGATCTCCTCCGCCGCCGAAGACCGGGATTCCCGCTTTCAGTCCGAGGCTTTCCGCGGCACTTTCCGTCAGCCCCCCTGCCGATTCTGTGGCTCCGATGATTTCAGGCATATGGGAAGACTTCACGCCGAAGATGCGGCAGAGAGTCCGGCTCCAGCTCCTCACGCCTTTTCTCGTATTATATATAAATGTGGCATTGGCCGAATCGTCGGTCATGACAAACCGGTCCGTGCAGCGGAGAATCAGGGCCTCTTTAACATCGAGCCACTTGTGAACGCGGGAAAAGATCTCCGGTTCATTATCCTCGACCCATTTGTACTTCCACAGGGGATCCTTGACGCTGGCCGAAACGCCCCCTGTCAGAAAAAGGGAAACCAGGAGCCGGAAGGCATTCATTCCGGCAATTTTCACACCTCTCTTTAATCCCCGTTTCTGTTGAAGGCCGCCTCGCTGATCCATGTAACTCATGGCCCGTCTCAGAGGTTTCCCCTCTTTATCGACAAGTACCAGCCCCTGCATCTGGGAACAGAATGACAGGCCTTCGATCTTGTCTGCCGGGACGCCCGACTCTTTCAGTACGGCACGGGTGGTAACTGTCATGGCATTCCACCAGTCTTCTACATCCTGCTCGGCACCGCCGTTGTCGAGAATATAAAGAGGATATTCACATAAATCACTGGCGACCAGTTCCAGGGAACCGCCGATTTTATAGAGGCACGTCTTGGCGCCGGTGGTACCGATGTCATAGGCCAGAACATAACGATCCATTCAACTTCCTTTCAAAAAGTGAGCAGCTACTCACTTTTATATCATATTAACACATAAGAGAAAAAAAACAAGCTTGAAATTCCCGGCAGGGCAGCCATACACTGACATATGGGTAAAAAAAGTCTCGCTGTCCTCCTGCTTCTTATCACCTCTGTCTCACTTTACGCTGAAGGAAAAGACATCCTGACACTATCTCTTTCGGGAGGAATGACTCTTGATATCGCGGAGTTCGGTCTGGAAAAAAAGTTCCTTTCTGCTGGAATAGCCTTTCAGTTCCCGCGCACGGTTTCTCCCGGATTCAAGCCTCAGTTCTCCTTCAATAACGATACATGGAGCCTCTATCTTCCCGCTGTTCTCTCTCTACCCATACAATCAAGATCAAACAGAAAAATCACTCTGGAACCTTACATGGGAGGCGGTGCGGTCTATTTCAGTGATGACAAGGCTTTTTATCCTCTAGTAACAGGAGGATTGATATTTCATATCGGTTCTTTTTTCACCGATGTCCCCCTCTATTGGTATTTTCATGACAGAGACAGCGACTTCCTTATCGGACTGAACCTGGGTTGGTCCTTTGCCTTCCCGCGATAATTAAGGCTTTTTTCATATTCTGACCTTGCTGGAAAAGGAAAAAAAGAACAAACACTCTTTCATAAAAATGTCCCTTATTTTAAAATTAATACTATGATCAGATTTTTTCTTCGTCATCGCAAGGCGGTTCTCATAATAGGTATTGTTTCCACTGTTCTTCTGGGGGCCAATGCCCTCTTTTTAAAAATCAACGGCAGTTTCACCACAGTCCTTCCCAAGGATGATCCCGACTTTCTCTACAACCGTTATGTGGAGGATACCTTCGGACATTCCGATGAAATCATTCTGCTTCTCACTGACGAGGAATCGATTTACAACGAAGAGGTTATCAGAGCCGTCAAAGGCATCACCGAAGATCTGTCGGAACTGGATCTGATTGAATCAAACAGCATTTTCACTTTCCTGACCGCATCGGATTTCGATTTTAACGCCTTGAGCGACGACAGGGCGGCGAATGATGAATTGATCGCCGAACTGAAGAATTTTATGGAGACCGACCCTTTTTCAACGGGCATCGTTACGAGCAAAGACGGTTTCAGCTGTCTCATCATAGCCCCGGTTTCGAGCGAGCTGACACTGGACGAGGAAAGCCTGACGGAAACGGTCAGCGCCGTCTACGAGATAACCGATAAATACGAAGCTATGTACCCCCGCATTACCATAGAACAATCGGGTCATCCCGTTGTCAACTCGGAGATCATGGCCCGGATCACGACAGATCTTCTGGTTCTCTTCATCGTAGCCATTGTCACCGTAGCGATTATGCTCCGCCTGATTCTGGGAAGTTTTAAAGCCATGCTGGTCCCCATAGTCATCACGGCCATTTCCGTTCTCTGGACTTTCGGCCTCAAGGGACTGCTCCGCTCCGACCTGACCATAACAGAAGCCGTCATTCCCGTTATCCTCATATCGGTAGCCTGCGCTGACGGTATTCACATCGTCAGCGAAGTGTTTCACTTCATGCACCACGGCCATTCGACGGACCGGTCCATCCGCATGACCATGCACCGCCTCTGGAAACCGGTTGTACTCACAAGCCTGACGACGGCTACTGGTTTCGCTTCCTTTGTATTTTCAAGAGGCGAATCGCTCCGCAATATGGGGCTCTATCTCGCTTTTGGCGTGCTGACGGCCATGCTGTTTTCTCTTATTTATATCCCCGTAATCATGTCCTGGTTCGAACCGGTACAGATCCGCAAGCACAACAAACATTTCTCCCGGCAGCTGAAACTGCTCCACAGGATCGAGCTGATAGTGGAAGCTATTATAAGAAAGAGGGTTTTCGTTATCATAGGAGCCTTTGTCATACTGGGACTTTCCATCTGGGGCATGACCAATATCAATACGGATACCGACGAAATCCGCTATTTCAAAAAGGACAATCCCGTAAGGATTTCGGCTGAAAAGATTGAGAGAGAGATGGGAGGGATCAGCGCTCTGCAGATCATTCTCGAATCGGACCAGAAAAATATTTTCCAGGAGCTTGATATCCTGCAGGCCATGGCGGAGTTTCAGAAAATACTCAATGCCAGGGATGATGTGAGCTACAGCCTGTCCCTGGCCGATTATGTGAGCAATTTCTACTTCCGCATGAGAGGCAGGAATCCCGAAATGTATGAGATTCCCGAAAACCAGCTTTTCCTGACCAGAATGTTCCGCATGATCGACAGTACTGAGGATCCCCGGATCGAGAGTATCAAAGCTTTTGTCGATGAGGATTACCGCCGGGCGAAAATAACAGTGAGGATCAACGACTCCAATACATCTGTCATGGAGCAGATTCTGGCTGATATCAAACCGGAACTGGAGCGTCTGTTCGATGACCGGATCACCGTCGGCTATGCCGGGGATTTTCTGAGGCTCAGCAACGGACGGATTATCGTCGAGAGCCAGGTTATGAGTCTGACGGCAACCCTGGGTGTTATCCTTATCGTTCTGTCCTTTATGTACCGCTCCCCCATTATGGGCATTGTCGTATCCCTGCCGGTGATCATCGCCGTCATGTTCAATTTCGCCATCATGTGGCTCTTCAATGTCTCGCTCAACCCCGCCACGTCCATCATAGCGGCGGTCGGCCTGGGTGTCGGAATCGATTACTCCATCCATCTATACTCGCGGTTCCGGTTTCTGTACAGGAAAAGCGGCCGGAAAGAGGAAAGCATCGTCAACGCGGTCGTTGAGACATCGAGAGGGATTTTATCCAATGCCCTGTCTGTGGGGCTGGGATTTCTGATCCTGCTTTTATCGGCTTACAGCATCATAAACGATATGGGCTGGATTGTGGCTCTGTCCATGGTGACGACATCCATAACATCACTGGTTCTTCTGCCGGTTTTACTCTCTTATATCGTCCCTTCAAAGAAGTAAGCCGGAATCTGTCCAGAAAATCCGTATT contains:
- a CDS encoding class II aldolase/adducin family protein → MTKDEARKQVCDAGMKLLNEGLVARTWGNVSVRIDDRLCAITPSGKAYEEMTPEDIVIMNYLTGEHEGDVKPSSEKGVHAGLYKTRKDINAIIHTHQVNASTIAAAHRVMPAVLDDMAQLIGPDVRIAKYALPSTGKLVRETLKAMKGRNACILANHGAVCAAPTMDDCFAVAQVLEKSCKVFIEAEFLGGAKELSKFDAVLMRQFYLRKYAKRK
- a CDS encoding aminotransferase class III-fold pyridoxal phosphate-dependent enzyme, with translation MKEQFAIKEYHNTQEVMKELNALIAQPSRSITKKAMKEYLKYYEEKCTASKKMIEEAKEYIPGGVQHNLAFNYPFPLVFTKAEGAWLWDLDGNKYIDFLQAGGPTVLGSNDPEVREKVKELLDSTGSVTGLFHEYEMKLAKLICENFPSVEMFRMLNSGTESAMAAVRVARLATKKKNIIKLGGAYHGWSDQLSYGNRIPGVGGLESHGIPSAYYKYTQEVYPNDIAAMERMLKRNRLRGGTAAVIMEPVGPESGTRPLDYDYNGKVRELCDKYGALLIFDEVVTGFRIAMSGAQGYFNVSPDLTVFGKVVAGGYPSAGGLGGKKKYMAYLAGGLGGKKSKKAHVGGTLAANPLSSAAGYFTLKKIAETNAIGKAGRAGDRLTEGLKALIKKYDLPFVAYNQGSICHLETVGTMLFDINIMKIWQVPGKLKEIHSRKDKMTHMGAAYMAEGLVTLAGSRMYTSAADTDEIIDDALVRFERVFKNVEGVKA
- a CDS encoding xylulokinase, which translates into the protein MDRYVLAYDIGTTGAKTCLYKIGGSLELVASDLCEYPLYILDNGGAEQDVEDWWNAMTVTTRAVLKESGVPADKIEGLSFCSQMQGLVLVDKEGKPLRRAMSYMDQRGGLQQKRGLKRGVKIAGMNAFRLLVSLFLTGGVSASVKDPLWKYKWVEDNEPEIFSRVHKWLDVKEALILRCTDRFVMTDDSANATFIYNTRKGVRSWSRTLCRIFGVKSSHMPEIIGATESAGGLTESAAESLGLKAGIPVFGGGGDLTLISLGSGMTEENDTHIYMGTSGWVASVLKNRKVDLDSMIASIFGARPGYYNYIGEQETSGKCLEWVRDHLALDSIGIYLEKKEISEDPETVYNTLYEYMSEVISEVPPGSNGVIFTPWLHGNRAPFEDPNARGIFFNINLNTGKRDMIRAVVEGMIFHNRWLLESIEKNVPVGDVVRFAGGGARSDVTCQILADITGKTVEALADSKNTGAAGAAILCGLGLGIIKGYEEVKALIPLRKTFQPRKENRHIYNKNFAVFKRLYGTNKKSFSQLNGGHK
- a CDS encoding efflux RND transporter permease subunit yields the protein MIRFFLRHRKAVLIIGIVSTVLLGANALFLKINGSFTTVLPKDDPDFLYNRYVEDTFGHSDEIILLLTDEESIYNEEVIRAVKGITEDLSELDLIESNSIFTFLTASDFDFNALSDDRAANDELIAELKNFMETDPFSTGIVTSKDGFSCLIIAPVSSELTLDEESLTETVSAVYEITDKYEAMYPRITIEQSGHPVVNSEIMARITTDLLVLFIVAIVTVAIMLRLILGSFKAMLVPIVITAISVLWTFGLKGLLRSDLTITEAVIPVILISVACADGIHIVSEVFHFMHHGHSTDRSIRMTMHRLWKPVVLTSLTTATGFASFVFSRGESLRNMGLYLAFGVLTAMLFSLIYIPVIMSWFEPVQIRKHNKHFSRQLKLLHRIELIVEAIIRKRVFVIIGAFVILGLSIWGMTNINTDTDEIRYFKKDNPVRISAEKIEREMGGISALQIILESDQKNIFQELDILQAMAEFQKILNARDDVSYSLSLADYVSNFYFRMRGRNPEMYEIPENQLFLTRMFRMIDSTEDPRIESIKAFVDEDYRRAKITVRINDSNTSVMEQILADIKPELERLFDDRITVGYAGDFLRLSNGRIIVESQVMSLTATLGVILIVLSFMYRSPIMGIVVSLPVIIAVMFNFAIMWLFNVSLNPATSIIAAVGLGVGIDYSIHLYSRFRFLYRKSGRKEESIVNAVVETSRGILSNALSVGLGFLILLLSAYSIINDMGWIVALSMVTTSITSLVLLPVLLSYIVPSKK